In a genomic window of Arthrobacter woluwensis:
- a CDS encoding universal stress protein, producing the protein MSGIVIVGVDGSETAARAAAAAYKLAQGLEARLHVITAFDKDNVEVFGSGSDTFIMSDADDAQRVAKQVAEGLGTDVEYLSARGKPADALLSEAERLGADVIVVGNRRMSGIGRVLGSVANTVAHNAPCDVYIVNTTVS; encoded by the coding sequence ATGTCCGGAATTGTGATTGTTGGCGTCGACGGTAGCGAGACCGCGGCCCGGGCTGCCGCAGCGGCCTACAAGCTGGCCCAGGGCCTCGAAGCCCGGCTGCACGTGATCACCGCCTTCGACAAGGACAACGTCGAGGTCTTCGGCAGCGGCAGCGACACCTTCATCATGTCCGACGCCGATGACGCGCAGCGTGTGGCCAAGCAGGTCGCCGAGGGCCTGGGCACGGACGTCGAGTACCTGTCCGCCCGCGGCAAGCCGGCCGACGCTCTCCTGTCCGAGGCCGAGCGCCTCGGCGCCGATGTGATCGTGGTCGGCAACCGCCGCATGAGCGGCATCGGCCGCGTCCTGGGTTCCGTCGCGAACACGGTCGCGCACAACGCCCCCTGCGACGTCTACATCGTCAACACCACGGTGTCCTGA
- a CDS encoding GNAT family N-acetyltransferase — MTEWITRTLTDGDREEWARLFEGYCAFYGRELTPEHRDVVWSWLQDGRLTGLVAENPATPGRLVGLAHVRPVVRPTLGVVAGYLDDLFVDPAGRGGGVVDALFDAIRAQAREEGWSHVRWITSEDNYRARAVYDRLSTRTPFLTYQLDLEA, encoded by the coding sequence ATGACCGAGTGGATCACCCGCACGCTGACCGACGGCGACCGGGAGGAGTGGGCCCGGCTGTTCGAGGGGTACTGCGCCTTCTACGGCCGTGAGCTCACCCCGGAGCACCGGGACGTCGTCTGGTCGTGGCTTCAGGACGGCCGCCTGACCGGCCTGGTGGCCGAGAATCCTGCGACTCCGGGACGTCTGGTGGGCCTGGCCCATGTGCGGCCCGTCGTGCGTCCCACGCTCGGCGTGGTCGCCGGCTACCTGGACGACTTGTTCGTGGACCCCGCGGGGCGTGGCGGAGGCGTCGTGGACGCCCTGTTCGACGCGATCCGCGCCCAGGCCCGGGAGGAAGGCTGGAGCCACGTCCGGTGGATCACCTCGGAGGACAACTACCGTGCCCGCGCCGTCTACGACCGCCTCTCCACCCGCACGCCGTTCCTGACCTACCAGCTCGACCTCGAGGCCTGA